A section of the Pseudophryne corroboree isolate aPseCor3 chromosome 11, aPseCor3.hap2, whole genome shotgun sequence genome encodes:
- the LOC134968753 gene encoding protein DBF4 homolog A-like produces MSAFSRLQVSRTIVRGLGELRPLTFREKTFRPIGEAGFDKLSSSAEKTLKNFEQGRSSQGKKRGKRREGEKRKEKGKGQKNKKERKNKKRRPEQTRTPCRQVRAQEVKEQEVPALEVTEPEPKPIPVMKLMDPFIKVEDVSRHYRPLFGLRLIFECPYGPSHPMDTKESEHKTTAHQGPTKMPGYCECCRCIYPDLEEHLESPQHKNVVEGQDYKALDDLIATLCADWEEH; encoded by the exons ATGTCAGCCTTCTCCCGTCTACAGGTGTCCAGGACCATTGTACGTGGCCTAGGGGAGTTGAGACCATTAACGTTCAGAGAGAAGACCTTCAGACCCATAGGGGAGGCCGGATTTGACAAGCTCTCAAGTTCCGCTGAAAAAACCTTGAAAAATTTTGAACAGGGCCGGTCGAGTCAGGGGAAGAAAAGAGgaaagaggagagaaggagagaaaaGAAAGGAGAAAGGAAAAGGACAGAAGAACAAGAAGGAAAGGAAAAACAAGAAAAGAAGGCCTGAACAGACCAGAACCCCTTGTAGA CAGGTTAGAGCGCAGGAGGTTAAGGAGCAGGAGGTTCCAGCGCTAGAAGTTACAGAGCCGGAGCCCAAACCAATACCAG TTATGAAACTGATGGATCCATTTATTAAAGTGGAAGATGTCAGCCG CCACTACAGACCATTGTTTGGGCTTCGCCTTATATTTGAGTGTCCCTATGGCCCTAGTCACCCGATGGACACCAAGGAAAG TGAGCATAAGACCACAGCTCACCAGGGCCCCACCAAGATGCCAGGGTACTGCGAATGCTGCAGGTGCATCTACCCTGATCTGGAAGAA CATCTTGAAAGCCCTCAGCACAAAAACGTTGTGGAGGGCCAAGATTACAAGGCCCTGGATGACCTTATTGCCACCCTGTGCGCGGACTGGGAGGAGCACTGA